A genome region from Clostridium pasteurianum includes the following:
- a CDS encoding aspartyl-phosphate phosphatase Spo0E family protein — protein MENKIEKLRQELYVLIQSNKLTDRNVILKSQQLQKEINNFMKENLNVKSL, from the coding sequence ATGGAAAACAAAATTGAAAAACTAAGACAGGAACTTTATGTGCTTATACAAAGTAATAAATTAACAGACAGGAATGTAATATTAAAATCACAGCAGCTTCAAAAAGAAATAAACAATTTTATGAAAGAAAATTTAAATGTGAAGTCTTTATGA
- a CDS encoding single-stranded DNA-binding protein — protein MNKIILIGRLTKDPVLKFTPGTGKAVAQFNIAVDRKFKREDQPEADFIPIVVWGKQAESVANYMSKGRLIGISGRIQTRSYDAKDGTKRYVTEVIAEETQFLDYGSSNNGNKNNQYNTGNQGNSSSDNNDILPIDDGDIPF, from the coding sequence ATGAACAAAATTATATTAATAGGAAGGTTAACTAAAGATCCAGTGCTAAAATTTACTCCAGGGACAGGAAAAGCTGTAGCACAATTTAATATAGCTGTCGACAGAAAATTCAAAAGAGAAGATCAGCCAGAAGCAGATTTCATTCCTATTGTTGTATGGGGAAAGCAGGCCGAATCTGTTGCAAACTATATGTCAAAAGGAAGACTTATAGGTATTAGTGGGAGAATACAAACTAGATCCTATGATGCTAAGGATGGGACTAAAAGATATGTTACTGAGGTTATTGCAGAAGAAACACAGTTTTTAGATTATGGTTCATCTAATAATGGAAACAAAAACAATCAATACAATACTGGAAATCAAGGAAATTCATCATCAGATAATAATGATATATTACCTATTGATGACGGAGATATTCCATTCTGA
- the holA gene encoding DNA polymerase III subunit delta, with protein sequence MINFQELRNQLRMNRWKNAMILYSVDYYSIKTIIEQFKNYIEIPELNISYLNDIDNMKQIVNACETLPFMSKRRLVLLKSDFLEPSSKDKNNLLKDISKYISDVPITTILILYSFQKDKRENVSKNKKLLKLERIGASVVVSPKNNSYAVRTLVQDFSRKYNLKLSKDAENFITSNSSNNLDFLINDLSKLRFMDELSIENIKKVFSSLNDQDIFDFTEAISNKDRLTSLEILNSLTRKGETPIGILFMLIRQFKLLFYAKISIEKNVNSEEFAKKNKLHPYFGKIIYSQSKNFTLNELQSYLSICIKSEIKFKTTGASKVDLEMLLALLI encoded by the coding sequence TTGATTAATTTTCAGGAATTACGTAATCAGCTAAGAATGAACAGATGGAAAAATGCTATGATTTTATACTCTGTAGATTATTACAGTATAAAAACTATAATTGAGCAATTTAAAAATTATATAGAAATACCAGAATTAAATATATCATATTTAAATGATATAGATAATATGAAGCAGATTGTAAATGCCTGCGAAACACTTCCTTTCATGAGTAAAAGAAGATTGGTACTTCTAAAAAGTGATTTTTTAGAGCCTAGCAGCAAAGATAAAAATAATTTATTAAAAGATATTTCAAAATATATTTCTGATGTTCCAATTACAACAATCTTGATTTTGTATTCTTTTCAAAAAGATAAAAGAGAAAATGTTAGCAAAAATAAAAAATTATTAAAGCTTGAAAGGATAGGAGCTTCAGTTGTTGTAAGTCCAAAAAACAATTCATATGCAGTCAGAACTTTAGTACAGGATTTTTCAAGAAAATATAACTTGAAACTTAGTAAAGATGCAGAAAATTTTATAACCTCTAATTCAAGCAATAATTTAGATTTTCTGATTAATGACCTAAGTAAACTTAGATTTATGGATGAACTATCTATAGAAAATATTAAGAAAGTTTTTTCAAGTTTAAATGATCAGGATATATTTGATTTTACAGAAGCTATAAGTAATAAAGATAGACTAACTTCACTTGAAATACTTAATTCTCTTACTAGAAAAGGAGAGACACCTATAGGTATTTTATTTATGCTCATTAGGCAGTTCAAACTTCTATTTTATGCAAAAATTTCAATAGAAAAGAACGTTAACAGTGAAGAATTTGCCAAAAAGAATAAATTACATCCTTACTTTGGAAAAATAATTTATTCTCAATCTAAAAATTTTACATTAAATGAGCTTCAGAGTTATTTAAGTATCTGTATAAAAAGTGAAATTAAGTTTAAAACAACCGGAGCTTCAAAAGTGGATTTAGAAATGCTTTTAGCTTTGTTAATTTAA
- the dnaX gene encoding DNA polymerase III subunit gamma/tau — translation MLYNDFRPQNFNDMIGQDHITKILKNQIKSGQVSHAYLLCGTRGTGKTTSAKIIAKAVNCLSPVDGEPCGECEMCRKIQQGTCPDIMELDAASNNGVEDIRGIISSLMYPPVEAKYKVYILDEVHMLSMGAVNAFLKTLEEPPKNVIFILATTDPQKLPVTILSRCQKFDFRRIRTDDIFTRLKYVSSKAHINIEGKGLNLIAKVSDGAMRDALSILEQSMSLDTGNGVIYKDLLNLLGISNNNNLFRITENVLKDNKIEALNIIASLDEQGIDLLLLTKDLIKFLRNLLMVKTMKENASKVVPMAEEDIEKLKIIGKDTSSEKIISLIKVLQNCELKMKTSSQIRVVLELGLIEYGSYNASGSINTMRSDIKQLEDEMKKLINRLNCNQKINTSASDIKIKIKESKENIIAALKASPKVNIKQIGEALEKTKLKVSVFPKIIIISENKEEKLILNNGIECIRRGFSKFLNQPEEKVEITIV, via the coding sequence ATGCTGTACAATGATTTCAGACCACAAAATTTTAATGACATGATAGGGCAGGACCATATTACAAAAATACTTAAAAATCAGATTAAATCGGGACAGGTTTCACATGCATATTTACTGTGTGGTACAAGAGGAACAGGCAAAACAACCAGTGCTAAGATAATCGCAAAAGCTGTTAATTGTCTTTCGCCAGTAGATGGTGAACCATGTGGAGAATGTGAAATGTGTAGAAAAATTCAGCAGGGAACATGCCCTGATATTATGGAACTTGATGCTGCTTCTAACAATGGTGTAGAAGATATTAGAGGAATAATAAGTTCACTAATGTATCCACCAGTTGAGGCAAAATATAAAGTCTATATATTAGATGAAGTTCACATGCTGTCTATGGGAGCTGTAAATGCTTTTCTTAAAACACTTGAAGAGCCGCCTAAAAATGTGATTTTTATTCTTGCAACTACCGATCCTCAAAAGCTTCCAGTAACTATATTGTCAAGATGTCAGAAATTCGATTTTAGAAGAATTAGGACAGATGATATATTTACTAGATTAAAGTATGTATCATCAAAGGCTCATATAAATATTGAGGGCAAGGGACTAAATTTAATTGCAAAGGTATCAGATGGTGCAATGAGGGATGCATTAAGCATACTAGAACAATCTATGTCTCTTGATACTGGAAATGGTGTTATCTATAAGGATTTACTAAATCTTTTAGGAATCAGTAATAACAATAATCTCTTCAGAATAACAGAAAATGTGCTAAAAGATAATAAAATTGAAGCATTAAATATTATTGCTTCACTGGATGAACAAGGTATAGATTTACTGCTTTTAACTAAAGATTTAATAAAGTTTTTAAGAAACCTACTTATGGTTAAAACTATGAAAGAAAATGCTTCAAAAGTTGTTCCTATGGCTGAAGAAGATATTGAAAAATTAAAAATTATAGGTAAAGATACCTCAAGTGAGAAAATAATATCATTAATTAAAGTACTTCAAAATTGCGAATTAAAAATGAAAACTTCAAGCCAAATAAGAGTAGTACTTGAATTAGGATTAATTGAGTATGGAAGCTATAATGCCAGCGGTTCAATTAATACTATGAGGTCAGATATAAAGCAGCTTGAAGATGAAATGAAAAAACTGATAAATAGGCTTAATTGCAATCAAAAGATAAATACTTCTGCAAGTGATATAAAGATTAAGATAAAAGAAAGTAAGGAAAATATAATTGCAGCATTAAAAGCTTCACCCAAAGTTAATATAAAGCAAATAGGAGAAGCTTTAGAAAAGACTAAATTAAAAGTTTCTGTATTTCCCAAAATTATAATAATATCAGAAAATAAAGAAGAAAAATTAATTTTAAACAATGGTATTGAATGTATAAGGAGAGGGTTTTCTAAATTCTTAAATCAGCCTGAAGAAAAGGTTGAGATTACAATTGTATAA
- a CDS encoding type II toxin-antitoxin system RelE/ParE family toxin: MNKVIIYDNMIEGERMDWQIEYYKKKNGNIPVLEFLLKLNPKIRVKAYNEIRLLREYGIYLKEPYVKSIKGEKYKGIYELRINQGNDTSRIFYFTYNKNIFIMLNGFIKKTNKTPKAELEKAKKYKIDYEERCKS; encoded by the coding sequence TTGAATAAAGTTATCATATATGATAACATGATAGAAGGAGAAAGAATGGATTGGCAGATTGAATATTATAAAAAGAAAAATGGGAATATACCAGTATTGGAGTTTTTACTAAAGCTTAATCCTAAAATTAGAGTAAAAGCGTATAACGAAATAAGATTATTAAGGGAATATGGAATATATTTAAAAGAACCTTATGTAAAATCAATAAAAGGTGAAAAATATAAAGGAATATATGAATTAAGAATTAATCAAGGAAATGATACTTCAAGAATATTTTATTTTACTTATAATAAAAATATTTTTATTATGTTAAATGGTTTTATTAAAAAGACTAATAAAACCCCAAAAGCAGAACTTGAAAAAGCAAAAAAGTATAAAATAGATTATGAAGAGAGGTGTAAATCATGA
- the dnaN gene encoding DNA polymerase III subunit beta: MRFSCDKNTLLNSLEVATRAINGRNTMKVLTGVLIDVKNGDVTITGSDLDMTITSNFKILDFENGQAVVNSKLLLEYVKKLKNANTTVYTDMGKLIVKSGKSSSGFITMKYEEYPKKVINSNETCVNVLASELAISIKEVLYATSKNEIRPILTGVLFEIENGELNLVAIDGYRLSMSTLAADSEKNVFAIIPGKALKEVLKVLPKNTDTNNDKDIDIKLNISSNFAKFVIGDVSIEIRLLEGDFIKYSSLIEEKFSTKLVVNKEDLEDVISRTSIIDEKSNLIRMRISKERIIITANSKIGNAEDELTVEELQGEEMNIAFNSKYWLEMLSAISTEDGNIEINLNSNTKPAIIRKVNDDSFTGLILPMRIMGEELKESA, encoded by the coding sequence ATGCGATTTTCATGTGATAAAAATACTTTATTAAATAGTTTAGAAGTTGCAACAAGAGCTATTAACGGCAGAAACACTATGAAGGTCTTAACAGGAGTACTTATAGATGTAAAAAATGGGGATGTAACTATAACCGGAAGTGATTTAGACATGACGATTACTTCTAATTTTAAAATCTTAGACTTTGAAAATGGACAGGCTGTTGTTAATAGCAAATTACTTCTTGAATATGTTAAGAAACTAAAGAATGCAAATACAACAGTTTATACAGATATGGGAAAGCTAATTGTTAAGTCTGGCAAATCAAGCTCTGGCTTTATAACAATGAAATACGAAGAGTATCCTAAAAAAGTAATTAATTCAAACGAAACTTGTGTAAATGTACTAGCTTCTGAATTAGCAATAAGTATAAAAGAGGTATTATATGCAACCTCTAAGAATGAAATACGACCAATACTCACTGGAGTTTTATTTGAAATAGAAAATGGAGAATTAAATTTAGTTGCTATAGATGGTTATAGACTATCAATGTCAACTTTGGCTGCTGATTCTGAAAAAAATGTATTTGCTATAATACCAGGAAAGGCACTTAAAGAAGTATTAAAAGTGCTTCCTAAAAATACGGATACTAACAATGATAAGGATATTGATATAAAGCTTAATATATCAAGTAACTTTGCAAAATTTGTTATAGGGGATGTATCTATTGAGATAAGGCTGCTGGAAGGAGATTTTATAAAATACAGCAGTTTAATTGAGGAAAAATTCAGTACAAAACTAGTAGTTAATAAAGAAGACTTAGAGGATGTAATAAGCAGAACTTCAATAATTGATGAAAAATCTAATTTGATTAGGATGAGAATTTCAAAAGAGAGAATAATTATAACTGCTAACAGTAAAATAGGAAATGCTGAAGATGAATTAACAGTAGAAGAACTTCAAGGGGAAGAAATGAATATAGCTTTTAATTCAAAATACTGGCTTGAAATGTTATCAGCAATAAGTACTGAAGACGGTAACATAGAAATTAATTTAAATAGCAATACAAAGCCGGCAATTATTAGGAAAGTAAATGATGATAGCTTCACTGGACTTATTTTACCAATGAGAATTATGGGTGAAGAATTAAAAGAAAGTGCTTAA
- a CDS encoding PcfJ domain-containing protein — MRKVKLAEIKTCKLKKSFLIKFSETNIKYFISSQIINFDNDILMLCIYSKCEDSSKVELSYRVFIDKTKKDYITQDFTSKEIKWRKAILSNLLNWYWEEYSVLVDNKSTRNILKYFNVKEKPLSAVDDFQNAVLKEKLEKKHEIITKRIDEKMKIVPDLPDDFTEWVDEEALVRSRYIYYKYRRTNKAMEGYCTHCGKKVFVNKPRHNKEGICPRCKSKVIYKAEGKSKNVEDFTRTSIIQRVSGGIIIRSFSVRKFYRENYKKPQLMIHEVSRDFYEFSSDNSFNIKTYEWRNFKQTDVMRWCEGESSLNFDYSRISLYSRNLDDVLNNTIWKYSEIKHFATVEPGYTFPVYSYLGLYTKYPFIEQLMKLNLIHLVKDILGSYYSYGRCCQGENDVFNFNGKNIKNILKIDRKFLSLLQKLNAGISELKVIEEVFKRKINITNEEIFYIADKFYREKDIFDFATKYSITIHRIIKYISSQMLNYDEHSKENDIFSDWEDYLNNCTLLKYDIKSDSVIFPRNLKQKHDDIYKLIKNNKRELYDKAIKEMYNELLEKFKWNFGEYIIFPPKNAAELVKEGNTLDHCVATNYMSLMARRKTVILFLRKEDKIDMPFYTVEVKDNEVKQCRGKGNCGMTNEVKKFIEEFKDKKLRKTLNEKIA, encoded by the coding sequence ATGCGTAAAGTTAAACTAGCAGAAATAAAAACATGTAAACTAAAAAAATCATTTTTAATAAAATTTTCAGAGACAAATATAAAGTACTTTATATCTTCTCAAATTATTAATTTTGATAATGATATATTAATGCTCTGTATATATTCAAAATGTGAAGATTCAAGTAAAGTAGAATTGAGTTATAGAGTATTTATAGATAAAACGAAAAAAGACTATATAACTCAGGATTTTACTTCAAAAGAAATAAAGTGGCGTAAAGCTATTCTCTCAAATCTTTTAAACTGGTACTGGGAAGAATATAGTGTCCTAGTAGATAATAAATCAACTCGAAATATATTAAAGTATTTTAATGTCAAAGAAAAACCTCTTTCTGCTGTAGATGACTTTCAAAATGCTGTACTTAAAGAAAAATTAGAAAAAAAGCATGAAATTATTACAAAGAGAATAGATGAAAAAATGAAAATAGTACCTGATTTGCCGGATGATTTTACAGAATGGGTTGACGAAGAAGCCTTAGTTAGAAGCAGATACATTTATTATAAATATAGGAGAACCAATAAGGCAATGGAAGGTTATTGTACTCACTGCGGTAAAAAGGTTTTTGTTAATAAACCCAGACATAATAAAGAAGGAATATGTCCTAGATGTAAAAGCAAAGTAATATATAAGGCAGAAGGAAAATCTAAAAATGTAGAGGATTTTACAAGGACATCTATTATACAGAGAGTTTCTGGAGGTATCATTATAAGATCTTTTAGTGTAAGGAAATTTTACAGAGAGAATTATAAAAAGCCTCAATTAATGATACATGAAGTTTCAAGAGATTTTTATGAGTTTAGTAGTGATAATTCTTTTAACATTAAAACATATGAATGGAGAAATTTTAAGCAAACAGATGTTATGCGTTGGTGTGAAGGTGAAAGTAGTTTAAACTTTGACTATTCTAGAATTTCACTATATAGTAGAAACCTAGATGATGTTTTAAATAATACGATATGGAAATATTCAGAGATTAAGCATTTTGCAACTGTGGAACCAGGGTATACATTTCCTGTGTATTCTTATTTAGGTTTATACACGAAGTATCCATTTATAGAGCAATTAATGAAGCTTAATTTAATACATTTAGTTAAAGATATATTAGGATCATATTATTCTTATGGACGTTGCTGTCAAGGTGAAAATGATGTATTTAATTTCAATGGAAAAAACATAAAAAACATTCTTAAAATAGATAGGAAGTTTTTAAGCCTTCTTCAAAAATTAAATGCAGGTATAAGCGAACTAAAGGTAATAGAGGAGGTTTTTAAGAGAAAAATTAATATTACAAATGAAGAAATATTTTATATTGCGGATAAGTTTTACCGCGAAAAAGATATTTTTGATTTTGCCACAAAGTACTCAATAACTATACACAGGATTATTAAATATATATCGTCTCAGATGCTTAATTATGATGAACATTCGAAAGAAAATGATATTTTCTCAGATTGGGAGGATTATTTAAATAACTGTACTCTTTTAAAATATGATATAAAAAGTGATTCAGTTATATTTCCAAGAAATCTAAAGCAGAAGCATGATGATATATATAAACTTATAAAAAATAATAAAAGGGAGTTGTACGATAAAGCCATAAAAGAAATGTATAATGAACTTTTGGAGAAATTCAAATGGAACTTTGGAGAATATATAATTTTTCCACCTAAAAATGCAGCTGAATTAGTAAAGGAAGGTAATACTTTAGATCACTGCGTTGCAACAAATTATATGTCTCTTATGGCAAGACGGAAAACAGTAATACTATTTTTACGAAAGGAAGATAAAATTGATATGCCATTTTACACTGTAGAAGTTAAAGATAATGAAGTAAAGCAGTGTAGAGGTAAGGGAAACTGCGGTATGACAAATGAAGTTAAAAAGTTTATTGAAGAATTTAAAGATAAAAAATTAAGAAAAACTCTAAATGAGAAAATAGCGTAG
- a CDS encoding Cas9 inhibitor AcrIIA9 family protein — protein sequence MENENLRQKAENKIDGEHKQFKEKVLKMKPEEIYNMSGTIIFTEATIYHLQQLMKNDELCELINKENATLNGAVGHIIMNVRKKYGQTGDLPVEEFHSLIWDYYKMDHSKAKKAMETKEKVKTTLSEVTNITKIKSKPSSPKAGVLQMSLFDLGGENNA from the coding sequence ATGGAAAATGAAAATTTAAGGCAAAAAGCTGAAAATAAAATAGATGGAGAACATAAGCAATTTAAAGAGAAGGTTCTCAAAATGAAACCAGAAGAAATATACAATATGTCAGGTACTATTATTTTTACTGAAGCTACAATTTATCATTTACAGCAGCTTATGAAAAATGATGAACTCTGTGAACTTATAAATAAAGAGAATGCAACTCTTAATGGTGCCGTAGGTCATATTATTATGAATGTCAGAAAGAAATATGGACAAACGGGAGATTTACCTGTAGAAGAATTTCATAGTCTAATATGGGATTATTATAAAATGGATCACAGTAAAGCAAAGAAAGCTATGGAAACAAAAGAAAAGGTTAAAACTACTTTATCCGAAGTAACTAATATTACTAAAATAAAATCAAAGCCATCAAGTCCAAAGGCAGGAGTTCTTCAAATGTCTTTGTTTGACCTTGGAGGTGAAAATAATGCGTAA
- a CDS encoding Fic/DOC family protein, whose translation MYDITGDKKYRSLYYFKDVDVLKNKFNIKDEIQLEKLERTITTKRLSELELRPIKGDFDFTHLTKIHKCIFQDIYDWAGEIRNEDIFKGGEFAPSYLLKEALETQIFIPLKNDNYLKNMDINELSFKLAYYMSELNFAHPFREGNGRTQREFIRCLALFNGYDLNWNKIDSDALLKATINATRRYRYDDLSKIIQLSISS comes from the coding sequence ATGTACGATATTACTGGAGACAAAAAATATCGTTCACTGTATTATTTTAAAGACGTTGATGTTTTAAAAAATAAATTTAATATAAAAGATGAAATCCAGTTAGAAAAATTAGAACGTACAATAACAACTAAAAGACTTTCTGAACTTGAATTAAGACCAATAAAAGGTGATTTCGATTTTACACATTTAACTAAAATTCATAAATGTATATTTCAAGATATATATGATTGGGCAGGAGAAATACGGAATGAGGATATATTTAAAGGCGGCGAATTTGCACCATCTTATTTACTGAAAGAAGCTTTAGAAACTCAAATATTTATTCCATTAAAAAATGATAACTATTTAAAAAACATGGATATAAATGAATTATCTTTTAAATTAGCATATTATATGTCTGAACTTAATTTCGCTCATCCTTTTAGAGAAGGCAACGGAAGAACTCAAAGAGAATTTATTAGGTGTCTAGCGCTTTTTAATGGATATGATTTAAATTGGAATAAGATTGATTCGGATGCTTTATTAAAGGCTACAATTAATGCTACTAGAAGGTATAGATATGATGATTTGTCTAAAATTATTCAGTTAAGTATTTCTAGTTAA
- a CDS encoding DUF3854 domain-containing protein has protein sequence MSKREDFDNNPRLSILNVADKCRILYRSEGKRFTSVCPFCGASLGHFYLTPDDGKYKNVYRCVKCGEHGSAITLYSKLHNCSTKDAYKELMGFEVNSSTVDFMKEAKKAASVNLYPIASIEVRNKVYRNLIRKLSLSEKHYLNLRNRGLSGKNIIENGYKTLPFDKKLKNKICRELINSGFTLSGIPGFYTDKYNNWTFWTPKEGGFLVPVINSIGQVQGCQIRKDAVKKKYPWFSSSRMECGTQSNGFIHVHWNKSHSSEKVVITEGALKATVASIFSDVTFVAVPGVNSINYLPEVLKLLKAQKIFIAYDMDYKKNEAVQKALNKLKWTLRVNRYNYTQSIWNDEFKGIDDYMLHIVKSKNKKLVM, from the coding sequence TTGAGTAAAAGAGAGGATTTTGACAATAATCCTAGACTTAGTATTTTAAATGTTGCGGATAAATGCAGAATATTATACAGGTCGGAGGGGAAGAGATTTACGAGTGTTTGTCCATTCTGTGGTGCTTCACTAGGGCACTTTTATTTAACTCCTGATGATGGTAAATACAAGAATGTTTACCGCTGTGTAAAATGTGGAGAACATGGTTCGGCTATTACACTTTATTCAAAACTTCATAATTGCAGTACTAAAGATGCTTATAAGGAATTAATGGGATTTGAAGTAAATTCATCTACAGTTGATTTTATGAAGGAAGCTAAAAAGGCTGCTAGTGTAAATTTATATCCTATAGCATCTATTGAGGTTAGAAACAAGGTATATAGAAATTTAATTAGAAAATTATCATTGTCCGAAAAACACTATTTAAATCTTAGAAATAGAGGACTTTCAGGGAAAAATATTATTGAAAATGGTTATAAAACATTGCCATTTGACAAGAAACTAAAAAATAAAATATGCAGGGAACTTATAAATTCTGGTTTTACATTATCTGGGATACCAGGATTTTATACTGATAAATATAATAATTGGACTTTCTGGACACCAAAAGAAGGAGGATTTTTAGTACCAGTAATAAATTCAATTGGACAAGTCCAAGGTTGTCAGATAAGAAAGGATGCAGTTAAGAAGAAATACCCTTGGTTTTCGTCAAGTAGAATGGAATGTGGCACTCAGAGTAATGGATTTATTCATGTTCACTGGAATAAAAGTCACTCTTCTGAAAAGGTAGTAATTACAGAGGGTGCTTTAAAAGCTACGGTAGCAAGTATTTTTTCAGATGTAACCTTTGTTGCAGTACCAGGAGTAAATTCTATTAATTATTTACCAGAAGTTTTAAAACTATTGAAAGCACAAAAAATTTTCATTGCTTATGATATGGATTATAAAAAAAATGAAGCTGTACAGAAAGCATTAAATAAACTTAAATGGACTTTAAGAGTTAATAGATATAATTATACTCAAAGTATCTGGAATGATGAATTTAAAGGAATTGATGATTATATGCTACACATTGTTAAAAGCAAAAATAAAAAATTGGTGATGTAA
- a CDS encoding helix-turn-helix transcriptional regulator, with translation MSKAGASFSEIEKRLMEDEKFKEEYEKAKPRYELVSSIIRARIEQNLTQEELALRVGTRKSNISRLESGNYNPSLDFANKIAKGLGKELYIELR, from the coding sequence ATGAGTAAAGCTGGTGCAAGTTTTTCAGAAATTGAAAAAAGACTCATGGAAGATGAAAAATTCAAAGAAGAATATGAAAAAGCAAAACCTCGCTATGAGCTTGTTTCTTCAATTATACGAGCTAGGATTGAACAGAATTTAACGCAAGAAGAGTTAGCTTTACGTGTTGGCACTAGAAAATCTAATATAAGTAGACTTGAAAGCGGGAATTATAATCCATCACTTGATTTTGCAAATAAAATAGCGAAGGGATTAGGAAAAGAACTTTATATAGAATTAAGATAA